The genomic interval TGAGCCATTGCTTGCTCTTCTTGTTGAATACGTATATATAAGAAAAGTGCATAAGGAATAAACAATAAAGCTGTAGTAAAAGCATGTGTCAATAAAACTACTCCTATAAGTTCAGGAATAATATTCAAAAAATAATTAGGGTGTTTTACATATTTAAAAATACCTTGGTCTATAATACGATGCTGTTTCAAAATGTATATTTTCAAAGTCCAAATAGATCCTAAAGTACGAATAACCATGAAAAGTACGATATAACTGAAAACTAATAAAATCAATCCTACTAAAGAAATAAAATCGAATTTTGGATGTTCTATTATCGCTGTAATGATTGCTGAAACATAAATTAAAGTGTGTGTTATCGCAAGATATTTTGAATTTTTAACACCATATTGCTTTGCGCCTTCAGTTTTCAAGACACGTTCGTGTTGAATTGAAATATAAAGTGTATATAATCTGATCGCAAAAAACATCAATAATATAAAAGTAATCATAGTGGCCTCCGGTGATTATTCTAGTTGTGAAAATTAAAAAACCGTATGTACTTATGAAGACAGGGATAGAATTCATCATAAGGGCATACGGTGAATGATTGAGAATTGTTTAACAGTAATGTCTTGGGAGTTTGTACAAGCCATTCTCAATACTATGAGAGATACTATTCTGTTAGGAGAATATTGTGACTGTAATCGAGTATTATCTCGATTTCTTTAGGAAGTGAAGGAATAATATCTATATAATACTTACGCTGTCGATAATGCGTTTTTAATTCTGATACAGATGAAAACACTGATGTTAAATTCTAGGTGTGTAGTAAATTCAAAAGATGTATGACTTCGTTTTCTGTTGTCTCGTCGAATGTTAATTTCATGATGAATTCTAAGTATACGGATGTTTAACTTTGCTTATCAACACAACTAATTTTACTGTGAATCCGTATCATTGCCCATTAATTAAAGTTAAATAAAAAATTAAATATAGTTAATAATTTAAATTTTAAACCAACTATTCCGAGCAGATTAATATCCTTTATGCAACCAATGAATTGCATATCACATATGGATTGGGGTATTTATAATGTATAATTATATGCATTTATTTGAAAGTATGGAGGGATAAAAGTGGTTAAGAAAGTTTTAATTGTTAACACAAGCACAGATTATTTCGCAGATTCAGATGTTCCAACAGGATTATGGTTAGGAGAACTCGTACACTTCTATGATTTAATGCACCAAAACCACGTACAAATTGATATCGTAAATACCAAAGGCGGCTTGACTCCAATCGACCCAGTCAGTACCTCACGTTTTATGCTCGACAAATTAACTAAAAAGTATTTAAATGACGATACATTTATGACGTTATTGAAAAACTCTCCTTCTATTAAAGAAATCACACCTACTGATTACAATGCCGTTTATTTTACTGGCGGTCATGGTGTAATGTATGATTTCCCAGGAAATCCAGATATTCAACGTGTCATTTCGGCAGTGAGAGAAAATGGCGGTGTTGTTTCAGCTGTCTGTCATGGCATTTGCGCATTCGTAGACTTCAAAGGCTTAGATGGTCGCTATTATGTTGATGGCAAACGCTTAACAGGCTTTTCAAATTTAGAAGAAAAATTAGCAAATCGAAAAAAATTAGTTCCATTTATGCTTGAAGATAAATTAAAAGAAGAAGGCGCAGATTACAGCAGAGCCTTTTTACCATTCCGCCCTTACGTTGTAGAAGATGGTCATTTAGTAACTGGACAAAATCCTCAATCGCCTAAAGGCGTCGCAGAAAAAGTACTCTACTTACTAAATGTGAAATAAGTAACTTCATTTTTAAAAATAGGCGCCGGCAGGTCTCAAAACTTTCGTTTTGAGACCTGCCGTTTTTTTATCATCAAAACCCTTACAAAACCTCAGAAAAAAATTCCTCTCTCAACATTGGTAAGACCTCCTCTTTTTGTGTTTTCAACAATTGTAATGATTAAAAACACGTTGTCCTAAGGTCCAACGTGTAGGACCGACCATGAATTTAAATAAAGGAGGTCGGTTAGACATGAGATGTCTATATCGAAAGAAAAAAATTAAAGTAAATTGTCTGAAACCCTATTGCAGTAGTCATTATAGTGAATTTCAAAATCCCCGCCAAAATGACGCTAGGTGCCTATATCTCTTTTGTATCATAGTGTTAACGGATTGAGGTGGAGATGATGGAACAAGCATATAGAATATTGAATATCTACACTAGGTTAGTACAACAACAAACAGTCAACAAATCTGATTTAGCAGAACGCTTTAATGTCAATAAGCGTACGATTCAACGTGATATCGATAATTTAAGAAATTATTTATATGAAAATGGTTCTTGGCATACCCAGATTTTATATGACACCAAAACTGAAAGTTATTACCTTAATCTCCCCAATCTAATCAATCCCAAAACTTTCTATAACCAAAAGAAAATTTCAGTCACCTTTGAGATGATGCAAGAAGTATTTCGTTTACTTCACCCTTATTATACTTCTGAGATTATACAAAATATTACCCCCGAAATTATTCATGTGCGCATGGATATTTCAGAACAAAATGCACGTACTCTTGCTTTTATTTACCGCTCCAAAATTCGTGTCATCGAACCCGAGAATCTCTTACAAAAAGTAATAGATGACATGTTGGAGATGCAAAAAACATATTTAAAACAAGAAATTAAAACAAATCTAGGAGGAACAACTTGAAAAAAATAATCCCTGCACTATTGATCGCAACTCCGCTGCTGTTAGCAGGTTGCGGTCAAAATAATGAGGACAAAAATGAAACAAAGCACACCGATAATACTGAAAGTACAACAAAATCAAAAGAAACCACTTCAGAACAAAATTATAAAGATATCACACTTTCAGATATTTTTGCTGATGGTAAACCGCATATCCTCTATCGGATAAGCCCAATGGTCGAAAATGGCGGAGAAGATAACAAACATCAACCTGTTAAAGTAGTGGATAATTCAATTGATGATGCTTCAGTCAGCCAAGTGATTTATGTAAAAAACAATCAAGCACGTCAATTTTTCATCTACAGTAACGACGATTTAAGATTAGGAAAGTTCTTAAAAATAAGTCCTGATGAAATCTTAAAGAAAATGAATCACTTAGCTGAAATACAGGAAAAAGAGGGCGACAATATGAATCCCTCAATGACTACAACCGATAATTTTACCAATATTGAAAAGTTCATCTATCAAAAAAATCATAAAATCGAAGGAACTGGCTATAACTTTTCTCCAGCAACAGATGGCACATTAGAAATCAACCCAGAAAACCCCAACTTAAAATTACGTACTAAAGAGTTCAAACCTGATTTCACAGCTAAAGTTAAACCTTTTAAATACAAAGGCAAAACTTATGCAGGTATCTCTCCATATGATGGCGAAATTTTAATCACTGAAGTACCTGCAGACACTGAAATAGAATTAGATACTAAAAAAGATAAAGACATGCATGTCATTGATTACAAAGACTCTGAAAGCGGACAAAAGGAAGCTGAAGAAAAAAAGAAAGATTTTGATAACTTATAAGGAGGTTACTTGTCATGTATTGCAGTAAATGTGGTGCTGAATTAAATCCAAAAGATGCTTTTTGTGCGTGCTGCGGAAAACCGGTTGCTTCAAATTCCAATACAACAAAATCTGCCAACGTTACTAACCAATTAAATATTTGGCAGAATTACCAAGCCTTTTGGCAAAATTTCATAAACTTTAAAGATATAGCAAAACGGACACCTTTTTGGGTGAGTACCATTTTAAACATCATTATTACAACCGTATTATTGATTATCGGTATTACAGGAAAAGATGAATTAACAGGACAGGCTTCTCCAATATTATATATAGCAATTCTCTTTATCATTGTGACCTTCTGTCCTCAACTCGCAATCACATATCGTCGTTTCAATGATGCAAAGAAACGCAAATGGAGTATTTGGGC from Staphylococcus condimenti carries:
- a CDS encoding isoprenylcysteine carboxyl methyltransferase family protein, whose amino-acid sequence is MITFILLMFFAIRLYTLYISIQHERVLKTEGAKQYGVKNSKYLAITHTLIYVSAIITAIIEHPKFDFISLVGLILLVFSYIVLFMVIRTLGSIWTLKIYILKQHRIIDQGIFKYVKHPNYFLNIIPELIGVVLLTHAFTTALLFIPYALFLYIRIQQEEQAMAHLY
- a CDS encoding type 1 glutamine amidotransferase domain-containing protein; protein product: MVKKVLIVNTSTDYFADSDVPTGLWLGELVHFYDLMHQNHVQIDIVNTKGGLTPIDPVSTSRFMLDKLTKKYLNDDTFMTLLKNSPSIKEITPTDYNAVYFTGGHGVMYDFPGNPDIQRVISAVRENGGVVSAVCHGICAFVDFKGLDGRYYVDGKRLTGFSNLEEKLANRKKLVPFMLEDKLKEEGADYSRAFLPFRPYVVEDGHLVTGQNPQSPKGVAEKVLYLLNVK
- a CDS encoding HTH domain-containing protein, which produces MEQAYRILNIYTRLVQQQTVNKSDLAERFNVNKRTIQRDIDNLRNYLYENGSWHTQILYDTKTESYYLNLPNLINPKTFYNQKKISVTFEMMQEVFRLLHPYYTSEIIQNITPEIIHVRMDISEQNARTLAFIYRSKIRVIEPENLLQKVIDDMLEMQKTYLKQEIKTNLGGTT
- a CDS encoding DUF805 domain-containing protein; this translates as MYCSKCGAELNPKDAFCACCGKPVASNSNTTKSANVTNQLNIWQNYQAFWQNFINFKDIAKRTPFWVSTILNIIITTVLLIIGITGKDELTGQASPILYIAILFIIVTFCPQLAITYRRFNDAKKRKWSIWANLILPIDPIMEIVNGTGSPISSLLLFVTIGLFIYNSIILISPSKESI